One Streptosporangium becharense genomic window, GCACGGTCATCGGAAACTCCGGGGCCTCGTCCAGGAAGAGCACGCCCCGGTGGGCGAGCGAGACCGCGCCCGGGCGGATCGCCCCGCTGCCGCCGCCGATGACGGACGCGACGGTCGCGGTGTGGTGGGGCGCCACGAACGGCGGGCAGGACAGCAGGGGCCGGTCGCCGGGCAACGCTCCGGCGACCGAGTGGATGGCGGTCACCTCCAGCGCCTGGTCGGGCTCCAGATCGGGCAGGAGCGTGGGCAGTCGTTCGGCCAGCATGGTCTTGCCCGTGCCCGGAGGACCCAGCATCCACAGGTTGTGCCCGCCCGCCGCGCAGACCTCCAGGGCCCGGCGGGCGAGCGGCTGACCGGCCACGTCTCCCAGATCGGGGACGACCCCGGCGGAGCGGGCCGGAGAGAGCGGCGGGCGACCGCCGGAGGCGCTCTCACCGGCGAGGGCCGGCCACTCCGCCGCCGGGGCATCGCCGCGCAACCAACTCGTCAGGCGGCTCAGGCTGGCCACGGGGACGACCGTCACGTCCGGCACGAGGGCGGCTTCGGCGGCGTTGCGCACCGGGACGACCACGGTGCGGGCGCCGGCGGCGACGGCCGCCAGCACGGCGGGGAGGACACCCCGCACCGGCCTGATCGTGCCGTCGAGACCGAGCTCGCCCAGGAAGAACGGCTCGGCGACCTTGGTGACGGGCACGACGCCCGCGGCCGCGAGCAGCGCCACGGCGATCGCGACATCGAACATGCTCCCCCGTTTGGGCAGGCTCGCGGGAAAGAGACTGACGGTGATCCGCGTGTCGGGCCACGCGCAGCGACTGTTGACCAGTGCGGAGCGGACCCGGTCCCGGGCCTCGCTCAGCGCGGTGTCGAGCATGCCGATGAGGTGGAGGCCGGCCATGCCGGCGCCGATGTCGGCCTCGACCTCCACGAGGTGACCGGTGACGCCGACCAGGGCGATGCAACGGGTGCGGGCGACGGTCATCCGCGCCACCCCCGGGAACGGCAGGTGATCCAGAACGGCCGGAGAGGCATCTAGCTCACCCCTCGCTCGTGGCGGAGGGCGAAGTCTCCGGCGAATCGCTCCAGGGCGATGACGTCGACGCGGACGGCGTCGAACCGTTCACCGTATCCGGAGAGCCAGCGGGCGGCGAGCCGGCGCAGACGGGCGACCTTCGCCTCGGTGACCGCCTCGAAAGCGGTGCCGTGGGAGCGGCCGGAGCGGGTCTTCACCTCCACCGCGACGAGCGTGCGCCCCTCGCGGGCGACGATGTCTATCTCCC contains:
- a CDS encoding YraN family protein, which codes for MAAKDELGKHGEQIAVDYLLAHDLQILDRNWRCGDGEIDIVAREGRTLVAVEVKTRSGRSHGTAFEAVTEAKVARLRRLAARWLSGYGERFDAVRVDVIALERFAGDFALRHERGVS
- a CDS encoding YifB family Mg chelatase-like AAA ATPase; its protein translation is MTVARTRCIALVGVTGHLVEVEADIGAGMAGLHLIGMLDTALSEARDRVRSALVNSRCAWPDTRITVSLFPASLPKRGSMFDVAIAVALLAAAGVVPVTKVAEPFFLGELGLDGTIRPVRGVLPAVLAAVAAGARTVVVPVRNAAEAALVPDVTVVPVASLSRLTSWLRGDAPAAEWPALAGESASGGRPPLSPARSAGVVPDLGDVAGQPLARRALEVCAAGGHNLWMLGPPGTGKTMLAERLPTLLPDLEPDQALEVTAIHSVAGALPGDRPLLSCPPFVAPHHTATVASVIGGGSGAIRPGAVSLAHRGVLFLDEAPEFPMTVLDALRQPLESGQVVISRALGSITFPARFMLVLAANRCPCARPATPDDPCGCSPAARRRYLSRLSGPLLDRVDVKVTLYRSTRRELLADRRFIEPSRVVAERVLLARERAAKRFAHTPWRCNAEIPTGALHGEYRPARSAMSPLLRHLDTGRLSARGLDRVLRLAWTLADLGGKDRPEIQETTSALGLWLGED